From the Portunus trituberculatus isolate SZX2019 chromosome 8, ASM1759143v1, whole genome shotgun sequence genome, the window acacacacacacacacagtaacaatcCCAGTCCCCTTAAAGCATTGTATACATAGGAAATACACAAGAACACCTACCCTATGTATTAATTTCAAAAGGCCATAAGTTAGAAAAATTAATTGCTAGAGTTACCCCTTATAAAAATATTTACATGAGTTTGCCTTAAAATTCCTCTGCgggctttcgttttctttgactccctgaaagaagaaaacgaacaaatacgcattatttttttctttttcttatctttatcacattcttgttgttcttttcttgttattttcttgttcattgAATTTTTAactatcattttttcttattatcatcgctatttttccccttattcttcattttatacagctaccaccaccatcaccacctcaaccaccaccaccaccaccacctcagccaGTCTTGCCCGacacagtactgaaggcgtgGAAGGAGGAGTCGGGGGGGAAGGTGGAGGCCGTGGAGGGGATAGTGCGGACTTTGACACACACGAGGGCGGTCACGGAGGagcccaccaccagcaccaccaccaccgccaccagacaCGCCGCGAAGCCCCAGGAAGTGAAGCAGATGGACCCGTCGCCGCCTCCTGCAGTAGGGCGGGCCTCGTCTGCGCCTTCTGCGGGTTGTGAGTGGGGTTAGGttatgtgggaggaggaggaggaggaggaataaagatggaaaaagaaaaaggaggagggagaagagggaaaggagaaggaaaagtaagaagaaaaggaggaggaggaggaggaggaggaggaggaggagaatgatgataatgaggaggaggagatagaagaaagaagaaaaaacgaaataaaagaggaggaggaggagaaggagaaggagtaggagaaggagaaggaggaggaggaggaggaggaagaagaagaggaagaggaggaggaagaaaaaaagaatagaaatatttATCTAAATcacgagaaaaagacaaaataggtcagagagagagagagagagagagagagagagagagagagagagagagagagagagaggagctacTTACTACTGACGAGGGTGATGGGGGTGTCCTTAACGATCGAGAAGTCCTCTGGGGATATAACCTGCAACCTTCTCGCTAACTTCACTCCTTCTGTTGTCACCGTTCCGTTCCGCTCGCTACGCCCTCCTACGCTattactcctccttcctccttcctcacttccctcctcctggtcttcctcctccctctgcacCGTCGCTCTTCTTCTCCTGGATGGCTGaaatacgaaaaataataataaataaacaaaatcccCTTTTTTACTTAAACCTTCCATAAATTaaattcgttttctttgtttatattcaagtttttccgttttctttctattcctgtcaattattatttttaggatGACTTAATTATatgttattctcttcatttttagtgttattttggAGTTTTGGTGTATTAATCTTAGTTATTCCTGTATTTACCTCTCCTTGTGGACAAACAGCACATTCCTCCACGCACAGGTCCACCTCACATTCCAAATAGACGTCATTCTCATCTGGAAACTTgaaggcctgagagagagagagagagagagagagagagagagagagagacagagagacagagagagaatacttcattactatcatctcaatcaataacaaatagaaaatcAAACTAACTTAATAAACACAAATCAAAGTACGATAATCACAAACACGGTACAATGGCGCTGTCAACACCACCCCAAAATAAACCAACACTCGCATCACAGCACACCAGGGACCAGGATACAGTGACACAATGACACAGTGACACATTGTACACCAACAGCAAGGAGTGTATGGCTGTCACTCCCCAgacccgccgtggtacagtggaaccaaggGTGCTgtggggttcgaggggtctccaagtgcatggGTCCAAGtttaggtagggcttcctcacttcaGGGCACTAacgggtggggtttgagatagggggtaccacAAATcttatcccctttagctcagaaattcccgtgaaaatgttaataaaatggtataaatgaaaataatggacCGTAATGGACcgtataaataaaaactaatggACCGTTGCAATACAGTTGGTAGTCagcgtgtgttgtgttgtgcagtGACCCACAACACCATCTTAACGCGAAGGAACAGCTGAACAAGACCCCAGCTGCAGGAAACGCTATTTTGACAGCTTCACCTACTCAgcgcgtgtgttgtgtgttgtgttgtgttgtgcagtGAGTCACAACACCATCTTAACGCGAAGGAACAGCTGAACAAGACCCCAGCTGCAGGAAACGCTATTTTGACAGCTTCACCTACTCAGCGcgcgtgttgtgtgttgtgttgtgttgtgcagtGAGTCACAACACCATCTTAACGCGAAGGAACAGCTGAACAAGACTAGAGCTGCAGGAAACGCTATTTTGACAGCTTCACCTACTCAGCGcgcgtgttgtgtgttgtgttgtgttgtgcagtGAGTCACAACACCATCTTAACGCGAAGGAACAGCTGAACAAGACCCCAGCTGCAGGAAACGCTATTTTGACAGCTTCACCTACTCAgcgcgtgtgttgtgtgttgtgttgcgtgtgttgtgttgtgcagtGACCCACAACACCATCTTAACACCTGAACAAGACCAGAGCTGCAGGAAACACTATTTTGACAGCTTCACCTACTCAGCGcgcgtgttgtgtgttgtgttgcgtgtgttgtgttgtgcagtGAGCCACAACACCATCTTAACACCTGAACAAGACTAGAGGTGTAGATATCTATGTATGAGCATATACATTTACGTGTGTATATAAATGTATACATCTATGAGCCCTTCTAGACGAAATagaattaatattatcatttctaCTGTACTGGAGTGACAGATGTACGATAACTATGAGCTGCGTACGGTACCTGGAAATGAGAGAACGCCATGACGggcatctctcccttccccgtGTTCCTGGTCTTCTGCCACGGCCCCAGCACCTTCCTGCGACTCCCCAGCACACACCCGTCCTGCAGGAGGGGACAAACAGTAGGAACCaggaaaatgcagagagagagagagagagagagagagagaaagtaaccaaaagaataaataaagaaaaaaataagataacttTTCTCACACCTTCATTCCCCTttaccctccctcaccccaggacacctccccacacctaacacccctcacctctcacctcacccctctaccatcctccccctctctctctctctctgctacaactattactactaccactaccactactaccaccaccaccaccaccaccttctactgctactactgctactgaatGATCCTTACCTTATCAGTGAGGGCGTAAGAGGAGCGCCCTGACCCGTCCCTGGCCACACACTCCCGCACCTGGATGTCGGTGTTATCAGGGCCCTCCACACCCACTACCATCGTCATCAGCTCACCTATACGCACCATCCCAGCGGCGCTCCGGGCGAAGGGACCACGACCCAcctgacgaaggaggaagaaagctagaaaatataataattggcaagcattattaatttttctcagTGGTCTAAGAATGAgattaaaaaggaaggaataggcacacagacacctCGAATAGTAATTGAAGCCTTTGTGACAGTTATCTATAAAggatctaaccccttcagtactgggacgcatttttaccttgagatttgtgtgccattagaccattttgttgacattagcaagggtttatggaggtcagaagattaatggccacagtctttactattttgaccccttcagtactgggacacgtttttaccttgagatttgtgtgccattagaccattttgttgacattagcaagggtttatggaggtcagaagattaatggccacagtctttactattttgaccccttcagtactgggacacgtttttaccttgagatttgtgtgccattagaccattttgttgacattaggaagggtctatggaggtcagaagattaatggccacagtcttcactattttgaccccttcagcacagagagagagagagagagagagagagagagagagagagagagagagagagagagagagagtaatgataataatggtagtgataataaaagaaggagaaagaaagatgaggaaagacatgaaaaagaacgaatgaagaaagaaagaaagagagagaaaaaaaaaaaaaaaagaataacaacaacaaaatgaaggaaaaaagacgaaaaaaaaagaaaagagaaagaaataaagacaacaacaaaaaaatgaagaaaaaaaaaacaacaacaacaacaacaacaacaacaacaaacaccaagcCATTTCCACCCACACTGCCTTTCTCTTCACCCACCCCCCCCTTTCACCCAACCACAAAATCTCCCTTCCCCACAACCACACAAGCTTCTCCCTTCACCACAACTCTCCCTTTACCCACAATTCCTTACCTGGACATCCAAATTAGCCGAAGCTGTAGTGTGCGCCGAAAACGTCACCATCTTCTGCTCCATCAAGTCGACGTTCAATGCAGCGCTCACCCGTCGACTTCCCATGCTCCTCGCGCCCAAACCTGCCTCAAATACACACCTGACGCCCCGTGCACTGTCCCACACCTGCAATatagggacaggtgtgtggcaggtgttGATGTGGTGGCTTTACGTGGTGGTGTAAGGTGGTGTTGTTAAGATATTTGGGTTTTTTAAGGTTAGGTGTTCCAAAATGGCGGATTTGAAGCttcgttttgtgttttggtttggtgttgtttatagatttatttatttatttttctgttgtttttttttattatatggttgcaatctctctctctctctctctctctctctctctctctctctctctctctctctctctcacctcctgaATGCCTGGCTGGTTCTGGATAACAAGGACAGTCTCGAGGTAAGGAGCCGCGTCCCGGGGCTCCACCAGCTGGGCCCCGCACCGCCCCGCCCCCACCACGAACTCCACGCCacgccccgccacgcccacgCCTGCCCCGGGGTGGAGGTACACGCACTCCGTCTCGCTGTAATGaccctgtggaggaggaggaggaagaagttgaagaggaggtggtggaaaggagatggagaagaaggaggtggaggagtaagaggaggaggaggaggaggaggtggtggtggtggtggtggaagaggaggaggaggattatacaAGTGGAGGAGtacgtggaagaggaggagaaggaggacgaggaagtggaagaagaggaggaggtggtggtagtggaggaagagaaggaggacgaggaggaggaggattaggaggtgatggtggtggaggaggaggaggaagaggtggtggaggaagaggaagaggagcaggagaaggaggagaaagaggaggaggaggaggaggaggaggaggaggaggaggaggaggaggaataataataataataataataataataataataataataaaaaaaaaaaaaaagaaaaacgaaaaagaaaacagaaatcgaaaaaacaagaaaaaaaacattcaaaatgaaaaaaaaatcaaacaaaacaaaaaaaaaaaaaaaaaaagaaatcaagaaaataataaaacaaacaagaacaaacaaaaacaacaaacaaaaacaaagacaaacaaaccttAGCGTAAACAATTCCGCTAAACACAGAATCGAACGCGAGATTAACGGTCATATAATCGGGGTTGCAAGCCACGTCCAAACCCACCAGCCTGGCCACGCCCTCGCCGGGTCCCTGGGGTAGCACGCTGTCCCCGGGGGTTCCTGAGATGACcccgcgcccacacacacgcacaggaccacacgcacacacgcacacgcacgcacaggggggagaaaagaggagggttGTTATATCGGGGTTTTCAGTTTTGATTTTGtaattctgtctgtctctctctctctctctctctctctctctctctctctctctctctctctctctctctctctctctctctctctctctctctcttatccactttctccttcactttctttcgcATTCCTTaccagcagtctctctctctctctctctctctctctctctctctctctctctctctctctctctctctctctctcttatccactttctccttcgctttcctcaccacagcctctctctctctctctctctctctctctctctctctctcttacctaggtgatttgaagagagtgggTTGGGAGAGGGTGGGCgggggtgtgtgggtggctgtGGGCGGCGCCTCAGGCCAGGGGCGGGCAGGATGAACCTATGGGCGTGTTCTTGGGGCATGGCAATGTTATCCGGAATCACCTCTGCCCGCGCCGCCTGAAATAGTATAGTTTATCTTAAAATATTCCGTTTTCTCTGGATTCATCGGTTTTCTATCATTTAATTGTGTTTTTtagtggttgagagagagagagagagagagagagagagagagagagagagagagagagagagagagagagaaaaaaaaaaaatgtatataattatttattattgaaaactaccaaaaaaaaaaaaaaaaaaaaatatcggaaAATTTAGAAAGCCCACAAAATGTCGACAACAAAATttcgaaataaataaataaatacataaacaacaataataataataataacaataataacaataataataatagtacataATAATCTTAACAGGAAATGAGCAACGTGCCAATTTACGAGTAGAGTTTTCGACACAAGATCACCACGATGCCCTGCCCTTGTCACTCGATTTGTGAGTTTTAACATGGTGACGggacggagtaagctttgaaactGTGATGTGCaggttggtgagggaaaagaacgCATTTAGAACCctagaaattaattatacagttaaaaataataaataataagctTATGGAAATCGCTGGAGATAAAGCTTGCAATTGTACGTAGTCTTATTAAAattgactattattattactattattttttttggcgGGAATTTCTGGGGTTAAAGAGGGATATTTTATTAAGTCACCTcaccattgccctgagtgaggaagccctacctacactcgaaccgtgCACAGGATCCGAACCCATACGCTTGGACACCACTCGGACCCCacagcacgcatggttccactgtaccactgcggTTTGCTGTTGAGTTTTCCAGCACAacaacagcacagcacagcaaccAAAGCATCACCACAGCACAGCAaccacagcatcaccacagCACAGCATCACCACAGCATAGCAaccacagcatcaccacagcacagcaaccacagcatcaccacagcacagcaaccacagcatcaccacagcacagcaacaacagcatcaccacagcacagcaaccacagcatcaccacagcacagcaaccacagcatcaccacagcacagcaaccacagcatcaccacagCACAGCAACCACAGCATCACCATCGTCACTGCAGggagacatcttggcgggtaccTGTTTGTTCacactcacttcccgccaaggcacCAACTATAGTCCATGTTTTTTCCAGTTGTCTTACACTTTTCGACTAGAAGGGatcagtcggaaactctacgtacgtaaattttcagtcgcaaattggcacgtgtgaactcgtcttaagaataaaagaatgtttaaaataaatgaaaaagatgaattaatatgaatatgtgaagagagagagagagagagagagagagagagagtgtgtgtgagcggGTGTCTTATCGTACATAGGCACATACTGTCCTCATTCACACACTAACCtacatcactcacacacacacacacacacacacacacacacacacacacacacacacacacacacacactgataataagagtaggagtaataacaacaataataataataataataataataataataataataataataataataataataatagtagtataaatagatagataaactactattactactactactactactactactactactactactactactaacctggGGAGCCGCgtttaacagcagcagcagcagcagaacagcAGGGAACAGCAGCTGCATCCTTtaaacagaacaaaaacaaaataaaataagaaaaaaatacaataataaaaaaattcaataaaatcaataaaataaataaataaataaataagattgaAAAAGAACCAGCGTCTATGTTTTGAACTTCCTCCAAAACAATGTCAGGATGTAAACAAAGAGAGATACCTTCATTTATccttcaatatccttcacatccttcattatccttcccttctgtcCCCTGCAGCTGAcgaaggaagggtgaaggaagggccTGATGAAGGATAAGCACAGGGGAAGCgagggataaagagagaaggagataaagatgagagaatgaaggagagagagaaagttaaaattattcttttttctattttctttcttttgttaattgattttctttattctctctttataGAGCGggacttaatctctctctctctctctctctctctctctctctctctctgatgaattACTCAATTAAATCTCTCTTTAtcattctaagagagagagagagagagagagagagagagagagagagagagagagagagagagagagagagagagagagagagagaaaagttattatcattttgaacatgagagagagagagagagagagagagagagagagagagagagagagagagagagagagagagagagagagagagccagagaatgaaagaaaagaaagaaaataaaaaaaacaaagaaaaaaaaaaaacattgacctCTAAGACAGCAACAAGGAGAAAGCTGGGAAGTGGATGTCAAGTGGGCAATTTTTCCCGCCCTATAATATTTTCGTCCCAATTACGGTAAGTCACGACATCTTGGCCCTAATTGCCTCCCTTTACAGAGATCAATTTCCTTTGCTGTAATTaaggctattattattattaccattattattattgttgttgttgttgttgttattattattattattattattattattattattattattacagttttTACAgctacgaaagagagagagagagagagagagagagagagagagagagagagagagcactttctCCACTCgtaaccacctccaccaccaccacacacacacacacacacacacacacacacacaggttggaCAAGTATAaccagacattctctctctctctctctctctctctctctctctctctctctctctctctcttccgttctcatttattcatgtgtgaaattaatctgtgtgtgtgtgtgtgttcctaatctctttttgttttctttcactttctttcaatctctctctctctctctctctctctctctctctctctctctctctctctctctcaattattcatttcatcctccttttctttctttctttcttcttctttttcttcttattcacacacacacacacacacacacacacacacacacacacacacacacacacacacacacacacacacacacacacacactttccttacAATTTCTCTCATTACCATAATTATTCTTAAAccacatgaatctctctctctctctctctctctctctctctctctctgatactgctactgctgctattactactactactactactactactactactactactacactacaataataataataataataacaacaacaataacaccaactgCTTACTATTattacgacaacaacaacaacaacaacaacaacaacaactactactactactactactactactactactacaactttacTCACCTTTCAAACAATTTTCTCCTTAAAACGCAAAAAAACACTAGAactcacaacaaaacaacaaaaaacaacaacaaaaacaacaatttcgCTAATGATAAAAATGTCAACAAAAAATATCAGCTGATCTGGCCACGTGGGCGAGGTTCGGGAGCTCTAGAGACGCACACCCTCCACGTACGACCTCTGACGGGAcactgaggggagagaaagctGTGAGGTGGACTATGTGGGTTTTAAAAAGTTGCTCTGTGTTTCCTCGACcgaccactttctctctctctctctctctctctctctctctctctctctctggggtgtgGGTGGCTAAGATTtctgtcatttctttctttctctctctctctctctctctctctctctctctctctctctctctctctctctctctctctcatgtaaagaaagaaaggaataaatcaaagagaaagaaggaaaagaagagtaaaagaaagagagagagagagagagagagagagagagagagagagagaggaaagttagtCACACCATGAATCagtaatttttgtttgtttgtctgtttatctttctttattgtttccacttttctcttttctcctcctcctcctcttcctcctctttctctcctcctcctcctcctcctcctcttcctcttatctcatttctcctcctgttcctcttattccttcaagATTTCAATTGTAtatttctcttcgtcctcctcctcttcttcttcttcttcctcctcttcctcctcctccatcaagatctaaccttttttcctcctcttcctctttttaaatTTAACTcttatattctttctcctcctcctcctcttcctcctctttttcttctttttcttcctcttccaagatTCAACACGTAtatcatttcttctcctcttcctcctcttcttctttgtcttcctcttcctctttcaagaCTCAACACgtattctatttctcctcctcctcctcctcctcttcctcttcctccctcaaaaTTTAACAGCTacattatctctcctcttcttcttcctcttcctcctccaagccTTGACtcctatattcctcctcctcctcctcctcctcttcctcctcttccttcttcaaaattttacacctttatttctccttttaaaccccttcagtactgggacacattgttaccttgagatttgtgtaccattagaccattttgttgacattaggaagggtctatggaggtcagaagattaatggccacagtcttcactattttgaccccttcagtactgggacacgtttttaccttgagatttgtgtaccattagaccattttattgacattagcaagggtctatggaggtcagaagattaatggccacagtcttcactattttgaccccttcagtactgggacacatttttaccttgagatttgtgtgccattagaccattttgttgacattagcaagggtctatggaggtcagaagattaatggccacagtctttactttgaaggaaggaaggaaggaaggaaggaaagaaggaaagaaggaagaaaagaaggaagaaaggaaggaaagaaggatcgatggatgaatgaagagagagagagagagagagagagagagagagagagagagagagagagagagagagagagagagaaacaccactatcaccataaataaagaaatcaacAGAAATCAACGTGTCTGATACaaagctgttttatttattacatatattactacatttattcattcatttatttacttatttatttatttatttatcatacaCAGCTGAGTGACGGCCGGAGCTTTGCGTGTCCCGTACAAAAGGCGCCAAAATAAACAGAAACCCGCGCTCGTCGTACACTTCCCTTACAATTGTCGTACAcgtgaatataaacaaaaagatgCGCCGTCGTACATCTTCCTTATAATTGTCGTACTCGTGAAGGAGAGCCTATAATGATGTATATTCTTTAAAATCACTTAtgcaaaaagagaagagatgtggATTAATTTCAATAAAGTCtgggaaatataaagaagaatgtATATTagaaagaatagaatagaaaagaggaggaggagaagaagaaaaaacttaaaaaatatatacaccaaAATTATTttactgaaagagaaaaaatatataaataaataaactaaataaataattgaacaACCAATAAAAACACTGCTTTTTAAATGGTATCAATATATTTGGCTTACATTTCTTATtacatacaaaataataataataataataataataataataatttcttagACTCACTCCTTATATAAAATCATGTATATTAATAAATTGTCAATGTATTTCaattattctcttattctttatcaatttcattcacttattacaaatttattcatattctctatctatcattctgtccgtctgtccgtctgtctatctacatACTCTTATAAAAATCCAGTTCTTTTCTTAAACTATTATATAAAGTATCTATTCTATTTGTCTAATgttatcttatctttatctattcaatATCTTTATCTTCAACTaactttctatctttatttgtctttctattttctctctctctaatatcttTGTCAATATTGCTTTAAACCTATCCCTGTTATCTTTATTCTCTATGTTATGATTAGTtgtcaatactctctctctctctctctctctctctttattgtcattatcattaatatcatcaacattactattattggcaccactatccccaccaccaccaccaccaccaccaccaccactactactactactactactactactaccaccaccaccactaccaccactacattaTTACCACTTCAACAGAGAGCAGACAGACAACACCCCCACTGAGGAGGCTGGCAACTGAGAGGACCTTATTCTATACACATTTCTGCTCCCTTTaccaataataaatgaaaatagacacTCATAAATTTGTAACCTCCACTGCACCTTATTGGGAATTAATAATAACTTCATgagagtatataaaaaaaatagcagcagtGTTAGGGAGAATAAAATGATAGAGACATGCTTAATAGACACAAAGACTAAAT encodes:
- the LOC123499411 gene encoding uncharacterized protein LOC123499411; translated protein: MQLLFPAVLLLLLLLNAAPQAARAEVIPDNIAMPQEHAHRFILPAPGLRRRPQPPTHPRPPSPNPLSSNHLGTPGDSVLPQGPGEGVARLVGLDVACNPDYMTVNLAFDSVFSGIVYAKGHYSETECVYLHPGAGVGVAGRGVEFVVGAGRCGAQLVEPRDAAPYLETVLVIQNQPGIQEVWDSARGVRCVFEAGLGARSMGSRRVSAALNVDLMEQKMVTFSAHTTASANLDVQVGRGPFARSAAGMVRIGELMTMVVGVEGPDNTDIQVRECVARDGSGRSSYALTDKDGCVLGSRRKVLGPWQKTRNTGKGEMPVMAFSHFQAFKFPDENDVYLECEVDLCVEECAVCPQGEPSRRRRATVQREEEDQEEGSEEGGRRSNSVGGRSERNGTVTTEGVKLARRLQVISPEDFSIVKDTPITLVSKGADEARPTAGGGDGSICFTSWGFAACLVAVVVVLVVGSSVTALVCVKVRTIPSTASTFPPDSSFHAFSTVSGKTG